The Lathamus discolor isolate bLatDis1 chromosome 18, bLatDis1.hap1, whole genome shotgun sequence region GGTGGCCCCGAGAGCGGCTGTAGCAAGGGTCCTTCCTGCAGCACCTGAGccccttttctccctgcagcctggAAGAGAGCAAAGGACGAGGAGGGGGAGCACCTGGGTGAGTCCTGggccagggcaggagggagggatggggatggggacggggATGGGCCATGCCTGGAACAGGAGCCCCGCTGCTCTGGGCAGGTCCCGGCGCTGGGCCATGGCCACGGCTGCGGTTCCCCCGCAGGAAGCGCTTCCTGCCCCGCTCTCACTGCCTGTGCCGGCGGTGCCAAACccggccccagccctgctcctgcttctcTACCCCAGAGCTCCCGGCACCGCTGAGGATGGAGCCGGCCAAGCAGCCCCATAGCAAGAGGATGGCTCCTGCTCCCCCCGTCCCTGCCAAGGCCAAACCGGCCCCCGCAGTGACAAGCAAGTGAGACTCACACGGGTGCTCTGGGGCATCCGGAGCTGCCGGGATGCCCCCAGCACCGGGGCGGTGCTGACGCAGAACATCCCTGCTTGGTCCATTCTGTGCCACTTCACCGCCTCCACTGTCCCCAGGCCTGGTGGTCCCCAGCCCAGCGCCTCAGACCCAGAGCGGGGCAGAGCCAGTGATCCAGGTAGGAGCTGCAGCCATGCGGGGCCACGCTTGCACCAACACCGCGCTGAGCTCTTTGCCATCCCTTTGCCATCTCTTTGTCATCTCTTTGCCATCCCTTTGCCATCTCTTTGGCACCTCTTTGCCATCTCTTTGGCACCTCTTTGCCATCTCTTTGTCATCTCTTTGCCATCCCTTTGCCATCCCTTTGCCATCTCTTTGGCACCTCTTTGCCATCCCTTTGCCATCTCTTTGCCATCCCTTTGCCGTCTCTTTGGCAGACGCTGACGGCTTCAACTCGGTGCCGGTCACCACGGCCCGGCTCAGCCACCCCACAGCCACCCGCCCGCGGGTGCCGGGCCAGCGGCCGCCCAGCCTCAGCCCTGGGGGTCCCTGCGGTGGGGGGCACCCCCCGGGGACACCGCGCAGCGGCGCGGGGCAGGCGCTGGCCCCACCGTGGAGCCCGGAGGTGCCGGCGGCGCCGGGCCTGGAGCAGGCGCTGGCCCTGGGGGACCTGAAGGCGGAGGTGCGGTCCCTGCACATCCTGGTGGACCTGATGCGGGTGCAGCACCTGTGAGTGGGGCCGGGGGGGTCCGATGGGGGGGTCCCCGTGGTTCAGCACCCCCGGCTCTGAGCCGCCCCTGCTGCGCTGCAGGCGTGACCTGGAGGACctgaggctggagctggggcaggagcgAGCCAAGCGCCGGGAGCTGCAGGTGAGTCCCGGCGCGGGGGCTGCCCCGTGCAgggcccccattgccccccattgctcACAGCCCCCCCCCGCAGGCAGAGATCGAGCGGGTGAGGAAGGCGCTGCCCTGCTGAGCGCGGCGGGGGCTGCGGGGCCCCCGGGGCTCGTGGTGCCGGTGCCGTGCCCGGCTCTGCGCTGGATGGGGCAGGATGCTCAGCCCGCAGCCAGCACCGAGGCCGGGCAACGGCCCCGCGGCTTCGGGACAGAGCTGGAATAAACGCGTTTGGGTGTGGAGCGCTGGGCACCCACAGaggggctctgctgtgggctgCGGGTCCCTATGGGGGGGGCAGAGCCGGGCTGGGGGCGCCAGCACAGGATACCCGGCCCAGAGCAAAGGTCCCACCATGGCTCAGGGGTCCCACCACAGCCCGGGGCTGGGCagcgccgcctcctcctcctctttctccatcTCCCGCACCAtttcccagcccagccccatcACATCCTGGCCTCCAGCCAGCGGCGCGGGGCTGGGAGAACATCTGGAAAACATCTGGCTCCTGCCGGCGGGACCGGCCTGGGAAGGAGCTGTTTTCATagggggctggggagggggcagcggggctggggtaGCGccgggagcaggggcaggatgtGACCGAGCCCCGCGGGGAGCAGCCCCGCATCCCTGGGGAGCCCCGCAGGGAAACATCCGCCAGGGCAGGCCCAGGGCGGCGCCGGAAAGGATCCGGGTGATTTTAGTCGGGCCACGGGAAAGGCTTCGGCTTGGGAAGGGGGTGGCtgaaacccccccccccccacccccccaaccgGCACAACCCCCCCAGCACCGCACTGAGCCCcgcggggaggggaggggggtaGAACAGCACCATGTTTGTGGGGCAGGACCCCCAAAGCTTACACGGGAACAGCCGGATGTGACCCATGGGGATGGCCAGCGAGgtctgtccctgtccctgcccctgcccctgcaggtCCCGGTGCCCGCAGTCGTACCAATGGCTCAAAGTGCATGGAGGGGGGAGGCCTCCAGCgcaggggcagggagcagccccTCCTCGCCCTCCAGCTGCCGGGGTCAGTAGTAGTGGCCGCGGCCCAGGGTGCCGGTGCCCAGGAGGTCGGGCTGGCCGTTGCGCCAGATCTCGCGGATGATGCGCTCCCGCTCCTCCAGCCGCTgcgcctgctccagctcctccgCGGAGGTGAACACGTTGATGGCCGCAGCCCCGTCCCCGGGGCCGTGGGGCTCCAGCGGGATCTCGGTCACCGGCAGCAGCGACTCGGACGCTGCACGGTCAATggtgtcctcctcctcctcctcctcgtctTCGTCCTCGTCCTCGTCCTCATCACTGAGGGGCCTGGGGCGGCGCGGGGGGGGCCCGCAGGACAGGCGCAGCACCAGCAGGCACAGGGTCAGCACCAGCCCGAAGCAGACGCCCAGCACAAAGTAGAGCCCGAAGCTCTCGGGGTTGGCtgtggggagagcagaggggatgAGGGACGGGTCCGGGGGGGGCCCCAGGACCTGCCCCTGCTGCGCCCGGGCTCACCTCGGATGTGCGCGTACGCGGCCATGCTGTtgctcagcagctccatgtcccgcCGGCGGCTCTCCATCCTGCGCCCGGGCGCTCAGGGGCTCAGGGGATGGCGCTTGCTCCGCATCTGCGGACACAGGGGCTGAGCGGGCGCTGCCGGGGACCCCCCGAGTTCCTCGTCCCGCTCAGGGCCGTGCCAGGCTCTGACCATGCCCCAGGGGACCCCGCTGAGCACCCCCAGGGGAGGGTGCCGGCTCCAGGCTGCTCCCTGCAAGGCTGCGCCCCAGAGGTGCCAAACCGGAGCCGTCCCGTTCCGCCGCCCCTCGTCCTTCCTGCGGGGCCGGGACGGACGTGGCTCCTCCAGGACGAGCGGATCCGCGGCCCGGGGCCAGGCTTCGCACGCCCAGCTCGTGGGCGCAGGACCCGGGGCTGAGCTCTCGGGGGCGCGCAGGAGCTGGTGCCTGCGGGCCCCGAGGCGCGGGGCAGGGCCGGAGCCGAAGCGGCCCCAGAAACGCTCCTCGAGGGAGGAACGAGGGAAGCCGCGCAGGAGCTGACCCAGCAGCAGCGCCGGCCCCGAGCCGCGGGGCCGCTCCCAGCCGGGCCGGGCAGCCCCTGCCGCCGGCGGCCccggctccagcagcagcatccccaggggGTCCGGGTGCCGTCCCCATGGGGCAGCCGCgcctccagcccctgcccctgcaACGGGGCCCGCGGGGAGCTGCGCGGCCCTgcgctggggctggaggggcagAGCCCCGCCGTGGGGCTCCCCCAGAGCCCCTCCAGGGGCAGAGCTGGCCCTAGGGCCATGGGGTGCCCGTGGCCACAGGCCGGGGCGGGGTGGGTctggggctggcacagggtgcgAGGGAGCCCGGAGCTGGGCAGGAGAGCGCCCGGATCCCACCCTGGAGCCTGCCTGGAACGGGATCACGCCGGGATCTGCCCGCGGGCACAGCCCCGGAGCGCTCAGCCCCGGGCTCCCCAGCACCGAGCCCTGCGCTCCCCGAGCCCCCATCCCCGCATCCCCAGCACCGCGCCCTGCGCCCCCGGCCCCGGGTGCCCCGGCCCCGCTTTCCCCACCCCAGCCCCTCGAGCGAGGGccggggcagggccggggcaCCCGGAGCTGGCGCTGGGATCCCTCGGGACGCCCCCTCCGCCCCGCGCCGGGGCCGGTACTCACCGGAGGGGACGGGAGCGCAGCGGGGTCCGCTCGGCGCTGCCGCCGCAGCAACAGGAAATGGCTCGGAGGCCGCCGGCGGTCAGCGCTCCCCGCCGGAGCCAATGGCAGCCCCGGCCCGGCTGCGCGGGGCCGGCACCGGGGAGCGCCCCGCTCCCCCGGGACACCGCGCTCGGAGCCGCCCCGGAGCGCCAAACCCCCCCCGGCAGGATCGGGCCCCGGGGAGGTGCGGGGCCGGCAGGGCCCTGCCCTGGCCGGGCTGGACTCGGCCTGGAGGCTCTTTTACAGCCCCGTTGACGCTGTTGGAGCAGCCCAGGCCGCGCAGCAGCATCCCGGGGCCATTGGAGCCCAAGGGCCTTTACCGCGCTGGAGCAGCGGAGGTCAAGGGCTCTACCCCACTCACGCCAGCCCCGGACACAGCCCCGGTGGCTACGCTGGGTTCAGCCCCCGGGCCAAGCAAAGGGCGCAGGGGGCCCCATGGGCCCACCCTGACCTGCTCCGCTGCATCCCCTACACCCAGTGccccccccgcctcccgccCCGGGTCCCCACGGGCGCTCAAGGCTCAGGTCTGAAGTTTTATTGCCGCCATGCAGGGGTCGGGTCGGTGTTGTACAAAAATAACGTCTTTATACAAAGAGgtttttcctctatttcttttttctttctctttttttaactcttacAACAGGCTccagcccccccaccccgaggtccctccaccccccccagcccctcctgcctcccctctTCCAGTTCAATACCCGCGAGTTACCGGTGCGCAGGAACACTGGGCATGGTTGAGCCTTGCAGAGCCCCCCGAGTATTGCTTtaactttggggaaaaaaccaacaagaaCACCAGAGGTGGGAGCGGGACGGGAGAAACCAGATGGAGAGAGCAGGGCCCCAAGGGGGGAGTCCCTGCGCTGCTGCTGGTGGCCCAGGGTGGGGGGAGATGGGCACCCATTGGGGTGTGCTGGGCCAGACCCACCGGTACAATAAATAAGGCTAAGACTTGAGGCTACTGGCTCAGCTGGCCGGGGCTGGGGCCGCTGTTGGAGTCTGTATTAGTGTTCACGAGTCCCTGCCCGCCCGCTGCCGCGTGGCTCCGGCCAGGGCGCAGGCAGGATGTAATGCCCGATGCTGCCGAGGCGGTTCAGGTCAATCCCTCTATCCCCACAAGGACACCTGTAGCTGGCCCAGGCTTAGACACAGTCCCCGTCGCCAGGCCGGGGCAAGAGAAGGCAACAACACGCTACAAAGAGATCTGCTACTCGCTCCCTAGGGGAGCCGGCCCCACAGAGCAGGGTCAGCCCCACAGCCGGAGGCCAAAGCGGCTTTTCCCACCCCTGCTCACACCGGTCCTGGTGCTGGGGGTGAtgctggagctgggagcaggcaggagcaggggctggaggcaggcagggaagcgCTGCCTTGAGCGAGGAGCCCTGGCTGGGGCACTGCGAGGGCCTCTGTGTGAGAACAGTTTGGCTGGCAAGACAGGCATCCAGTTCACAGAATGAGGCTCAGAAACAATCGGTCCTGCTCTCAGCACAGGCAAACGCTCTTCCAGTGGCACGAGGTGACAAACCGGGACCTCCTTCTCCCGCCCCAGCGCCGTGGGGGGGTGCGTGGCGAGGCTGGGATGGCAAGATCAGCTGGGGAGCAAATACAGCAGAGACTTCAGCCAGCCCCTTCCTAACTCTAGGCAGATTATTTTGGGAAGCTTTTTCACATTATAACTCATATATTATATCTGTACCACAACTGAAGTGTGAAAACGCTAAATCAGAATTAATGCAATTTTAACTGCACCTTAGGTAAGCTactgaaaaataagattaaatcATATAATCCTTACGAAACTAAAGAATCAGTGAAAGGGGGGATAGGGGCCACGGCCGGCCAAGTCCTGGGGAACCTGTGAATGAGGACCAGAGCCGATCTTTGCCTCGTGCCTGAGGCAGCCCTGGTGGCACCAGGGACCACGAAGGCCTTGGCGTGTTGCAGGGTCAGACAACACGGCCAAAGCAGGTGGCACGTTAGGGACAGGAGAGAGATCTGACGCAGgtgaaggggaggggagggttCAAGGAGTTCTTCCTCTTGAGAAACCCCGGTAAATCTGAGCTTATTCAAACCATACGGAGCGAACGCCAACGAGCCGACTCTCCGTGCCGCACGGCCGCCGCTTGGGCCAGCAAACCAGCTTCACCCTCGGTCGTCTTCTCCTTTCCCACAGGCTTTGCTCGATCCAGAGACCAGCATGGTTAAAAAGACAAGAGAGGTAGATTACAGTCATGATTAAAAGCAGATTAGTCATCTAGGCTTCGATTTAAAAAACAGATTCCAGAAGATGCCAAGAGGTTGCTGCTTCCAAAACTAGCTTTTCCCAAAAGTCTTCTCCCTCCAGAGTGAGTGTGAGTGCGTGTCCCTGAACAGAGCTCAGAAGAATTGCTACATTATTCTCCATCATGGGACACGGGTATTGCTGTTGAGCTGTAGTAGGCGACGTGAAAGGCAGACTGCAGGATGGTGCTTGTGCTCTCGGACGGGCAGGAAGCTACTTCCGAAGGTACCTCTGGGCCAGGATCGCTGCGTCCAAAGGGTTCATGGGCTGAGCATCGTGGCCCAGGCGTCGCACTGGGGGGATGTTCCCAAACTGCCGCTTCTGTAGGAAGCTCTTGGCCTCATGCAACGTGTTCTTCTCCTCAGCcaagagcagctgctgcctcaTGTAGTTCTCGAACTCGTACTGCGAGCACTCCTCCGTCACCTTCACCTGCCAGAGAGCCACCGTCAGAGCCACAGCAACGCGCCCACAACTCCCCTCCGATGGCCCTGAGCTACCACGGGACAACTGGAGTCTTAACACAAGACAGGACCCGCTGCCTCACACACAGTCATCAATGGCACCAGGAGCAGAGGTTTGGGAACCTCAGTGGCTCCTGACGCAGCTCATCCCAACCCTGCCGGCCATTCAGAGGCTGCAGCTGCCTGACCCCAGTGCTTGCATCCCCCCGAGCCCAGCGGAGGGATTTCTGATGGCAACCCTGCAGCATCGGAGGTAAAAGCTCCTCCAAGGCTGTCCCCAGGCAGTGAGGTCACCAGAGCTGGCACTTCCAGCAGAAAACCTGCTGGCAGTGAAGCAGGATGTTTGCTCCCATCTCAGAGCTCACCAGGGAGCCTGAGCCAACcctgctgcctcttcccagctctcccagcacaTGCGAGCTCTCAGCTGTGTGTGAGGGAGTGAGTGCTGCTTGGAGAGGAGCAAACTGCCCTCAGCCAGCTCTGGTGCCAGCGAGCTCactgccaggcagcagggatgTGATTCCTGGCCCCAGCAGCACGAGCCTTTCCTTTCACTGCACAAGGTGGTGCTGGACCCAGCTGCCTCAtagagcagcagccacagccgGGTCCTCACCCCAGCTCAGGGGCCACACGGTGCTGCCATCTCTTTCCATTACAGACAGACTTGGCACAGTGGCATGGAAAAGCAGTTCCAcggaaagggaaagaggaaaacctACCTCTTGAGGGTTTTCTGGGTTAGCCACTTGGTCGTCGATGTCTGGCACCACTTGCAAAGGGCCACTCAGCGAGGACATTGACTGCCTGCGGGGAGAGCACGGTGTCAGGGATTTGGAGTATGGCACCCAACGCCCCAGCCAGGGCAATCCCTCCTGGCTGCCCATGGCTGGACACCAGAGCGTGacagccctgcctggctgccACACCAGCTACTGCTACTAAAGGGTGCTATCCAAAATTCAGCTTCCCTGGAATAAAATTGTATTCCAATCCCTAGAACTGCTCCCCACTCCCCTTTACTGCTTGATTTCAAACAGGATGTGGAACTCTACTCTTGCATAGGTAGGAGCGAAAACAGCCACAGCTCCAAAAATCACAGGCTTCACTTGCTGACTCAACAGGCAGCACAAGAACTTTGCCTGGGCATGCTGTGCAGCACAGACAGAAGGTCACAGGGCTGACAACAGAGTGCTGCACCGAGCAAACACCACCAGGATTGATTTATGCTGGAGCGTGCTACTGGAATCTCATCCCGGTTGGTCCATGCCAGTCCTGGAGTCAGATTTACCCGCAAAAGCATCCGCCGCTGCATATGTAGTGCTCCCACCTGTAATGGCatctcctgctcttccactctGGATACGTCATGCTTGCTTTTACTTAGCAGAGAACACAGTACTAATTTCTTGCAGGAATTGTGCACATTTGGCTGCATCTGTTTCTACATGGAAGTTATCCCTGACcattacactttaaaaaaatcagatctgGGGAGCACAAGGGGGGCCCAGCACCAAAGGCCCTCCTCTACCCCAGTACTTCTCTGTAGTGCTACTGCTTTACAGACTCCAGCCTCGGTCACAATGGCAAGCATTCGTACAGGCCACTCCAGACACCAGTGGTTGAGACACAAGATCTAAAGACTTCCTTTGCAGTTCTCACAGCCTCTCCTCTGCTGTCCTGCTTGGCAGCAGTCTGCTGGCCACAGCTGGAATAACACAGCCTGTGGCCAGAGACACCATgttcctgcctctctgctctaGCACATACCACGATGCTATGATGGAGCTGAGAGAATCCAGCACTTCAGAAGCTGTCAGACGCTGCTGCGGATCCAAGACCAGCAGCTTTCGGATCAAGCACACAGTGTTTTCTGAGACCCGTCCATCCCTGCAAGACAGAACACACGATGAGCCTGAGGGCCCGacaggggcagaggcagcaggagcatgGACATGCTGAGAGCACAGGTGAAAGAGCCTCCATCACTCTGACCAACAGATCCCAGAATTAACCAGGAGGTTGATTCCCTCTCCCTGCACCACACAGGACCTTCCTCACCATTGCATGAGATGTCCCAGGCTCCTTGGTGTCTACCGCACGCAGTCTGTTCTCATCACTGCTGTGACCCGCAGGGGCTTTGAGTGAAGCCCCCACCAGCTCTGGCTGTCCCAGTCAGGCCCAGAGCACCTCCTGCACAGGGACCAGGGGAAGGGCTCCCCGGGCCAGGCTGTACTCACTCAGGGATGTTGTACTCGGCAGCCTTGATT contains the following coding sequences:
- the EVA1B gene encoding protein eva-1 homolog B, with the protein product MESRRRDMELLSNSMAAYAHIRANPESFGLYFVLGVCFGLVLTLCLLVLRLSCGPPPRRPRPLSDEDEDEDEDEEEEEEDTIDRAASESLLPVTEIPLEPHGPGDGAAAINVFTSAEELEQAQRLEERERIIREIWRNGQPDLLGTGTLGRGHYY